A DNA window from Ictalurus punctatus breed USDA103 chromosome 11, Coco_2.0, whole genome shotgun sequence contains the following coding sequences:
- the tbc1d23 gene encoding TBC1 domain family member 23 isoform X3: MIALNVAGKGDSLSSWDGALDLPEQTLVHNRSQQLIDQLGLPAEEDRDLVGDVEAVITFYCKSRNVTFTAELSWPNLLKPLLGLQLARSDLYNCFYAIMNKYIPRDCVLKGRPFHLYRLLLQYHEPELCSFLDTKKITPDSYAMNWLGSLFSSHSLPEVTQALWHIYFQQADPFLIFFLMLVILVNAKDMILSQEGDSKEELIKTLEQSPTLLEAEDIEDLFSLAQYYQSKTPLSLRKENQNLFGSSLVALKEEDMDLSQALCLPVSVPEILQANQLQTEGVRFFVVDCRPAEQYNAGHLSTAFHLDSDLMLHNPSEFALSVKSLLETQKQSLESGSVASGEHLCFMGSGREEEDMYMNMVLAHFLQKNKEYVSIAKGGFMALQQHLADINVEGPDNVYVHWIVSTSGSHSSLSSADGELNSTGDGKGVKSLVNKMTFALKSKSVNVKEKVISFIENTSTPVDRLSFTLPWPEKGIPDRHVSSSDRVGKPYRGVKPVFSIGDEEEYDTDEIDSSSISDDDRKEIVNIQTWINKPDVKHHFPCNEVKETGHMFPSHLLITATHMYCLREIASRKGFAYIQSRQALSSVVKITSKKKHPELITFKFGNNNSAGVEIMAVERYLIPNAGDATKAIKQQIMKVLDALESS; encoded by the exons atg ATTGCTCTAAATGTGGCAGGTAAAGGAGACAGTTTATCCTCATGGGACGGGGCTTTGGATTTACCAGAACAGACGCTCGTACACAACCGAAGCCAGCAGCTCATTG ATCAGCTGGGGCTTCCTGCAGAGGAGGACCGGGACCTAGTGGGGGACGTGGAGGCAGTGATCACTTTCTATTGTAAGTCACGAAATGTGACGTTCACAGCTGAACTCAGCTGGCCCAACCTGCTCAAACCACTGCTGGGCCTCCAGTTAGCCCGCAGCGACCTCTACAACTGCTTCTATGCCATCATGAATAAGTACATTCCCAG GGACTGTGTGCTGAAGGGGCGACCGTTCCACCTGTACAGACTGCTGCTTCAGTACCATGAGCCTGAACTCTGCTCATTCCTCGACACCAAAAAGATCACACCAGACTCATACGCCATGAACTGG TTGGGCAGTCTGTTCTCTAGTCACAGTCTTCCTGAGGTCACTCAGGCCTTGTGGCACATCTACTTCCAGCAGGCCGACCCCTTCCTCATCTTCTTCCTTATGCTCGTCATTCTCGTCAATGCCAA AGATATGATTCTTTCCCAAGAAGGAGACAGTAAAGAGGAGCTCATTA AAACGCTGGAACAGTCACCTACCTTGTTGGAGGCTGAGGACATTGAGGACCTGTTTTCACTGGCGCAGTATTACCAAAGCAagacacccctctctctccgaAAG GAGAACCAGAACCTGTTTGGCAGCAGTCTGGTGGCTCTGAAGGAGGAGGACATGGACCTGAGTCAGGCTCtatgtctccctgtctctgtacCCGAGATCCTGCAGGCCAATCAGCTCCAGACT gAGGGAGTGCGCTTCTTTGTAGTGGACTGTCGGCCAGCAGAGCAGTACAACGCTGGACACTTGTCCACCGCCTTTCACCTGGACTCTGATCTG ATGTTGCACAATCCGTCTGAGTTTGCTCTGTCTGTGAAGTCTCTGCTGGAGACGCAGAAGCAGTCTCTGGAGTCGGGCTCAGTGGCCAGTGGTGAACATCTGTGCTTCATGGGCAGCGGGCGCGAGGAAGAAGACATGTACATGAACATGGTGCTCGCTCACTTCCTGCAG AAAAACAAGGAGTATGTCAGCATCGCTAAAGGTGGATTTATGG CGCTGCAACAGCATCTGGCAGACATTAACGTGGAAGGGCCAGACAACGTGTATGTCCATTGGATAGTCAGCACTTCAGGATCCCACAGCAGCCTCAGCTCAGCAgat GGGGAGCTGAATAGCACAGGGGATGGCAAAGGTGTCAAATCCCTTGTCAACAAAATGACCTTTGCCCTCAAATCCAAGTCAGTTAATGTGAAAGAGAAGGTGATCAGCTTCATTGAAAACACCTCAACTCCAGTGGACAG ACTATCTTTCACTCTGCCCTGGCCAGAGAAGGGGATACCTGATCG GCATGTGAGCAGCAGTGACAGAGTGGGTAAACCCTACAGGGGTGTGAAGCCCGTCTTCAGCATCGGCGACGAGGAGGAATACGACACGG ATGAGATTGACAGCTCTTCAATATCAGACGATGACCGCAAAGAGATCGTGAACATACAGACATGGATTAACAAGCCAGATGTGAAGCACCACTTCCCATGTAATGAGGTGAAAGAGACTGGACACATGTTCCCCAG CCACCTGCTGATCACAGCAACACACATGTACTGTCTGAGGGAGATCGCCTCGCGGAAAGGATTCGCCTACATCCAGTCCAGACAGGCGTTAAGCTCCGTGGTGAAGATCACCTCGAAAAAGAAGCATCCGGAGCTAATCACGTTCAAGTTTGGCAACAACAACTCCGCAGGAGTGGAAATTATGGCTGTGGAACG GTATTTGATCCCGAATGCTGGGGACGCCACTAAAGCCATCAAGCAGCAGATCATGAAGGTTCTGGATGCTCTGGAGAGCTCGTAG
- the tbc1d23 gene encoding TBC1 domain family member 23 isoform X1: protein MADAVEEVLQSSWDEDLAEALNSVGGDQDAEKDDIIQVQNLTPPQRAKLWMIALNVAGKGDSLSSWDGALDLPEQTLVHNRSQQLIDQLGLPAEEDRDLVGDVEAVITFYCKSRNVTFTAELSWPNLLKPLLGLQLARSDLYNCFYAIMNKYIPRDCVLKGRPFHLYRLLLQYHEPELCSFLDTKKITPDSYAMNWLGSLFSSHSLPEVTQALWHIYFQQADPFLIFFLMLVILVNAKDMILSQEGDSKEELIKTLEQSPTLLEAEDIEDLFSLAQYYQSKTPLSLRKENQNLFGSSLVALKEEDMDLSQALCLPVSVPEILQANQLQTEGVRFFVVDCRPAEQYNAGHLSTAFHLDSDLMLHNPSEFALSVKSLLETQKQSLESGSVASGEHLCFMGSGREEEDMYMNMVLAHFLQKNKEYVSIAKGGFMALQQHLADINVEGPDNVYVHWIVSTSGSHSSLSSADGELNSTGDGKGVKSLVNKMTFALKSKSVNVKEKVISFIENTSTPVDRLSFTLPWPEKGIPDRHVSSSDRVGKPYRGVKPVFSIGDEEEYDTDEIDSSSISDDDRKEIVNIQTWINKPDVKHHFPCNEVKETGHMFPSHLLITATHMYCLREIASRKGFAYIQSRQALSSVVKITSKKKHPELITFKFGNNNSAGVEIMAVERYLIPNAGDATKAIKQQIMKVLDALESS from the exons ggACGAGGACCTAGCTGAGGCTCTGAACTCTGTAGGTGGGGATCAGGATGCTGAGAAGGATGACATCATTCAGGTCCAAAACCTGACGCCTCCTCAAAGAGCCAAGCTTTGgatg ATTGCTCTAAATGTGGCAGGTAAAGGAGACAGTTTATCCTCATGGGACGGGGCTTTGGATTTACCAGAACAGACGCTCGTACACAACCGAAGCCAGCAGCTCATTG ATCAGCTGGGGCTTCCTGCAGAGGAGGACCGGGACCTAGTGGGGGACGTGGAGGCAGTGATCACTTTCTATTGTAAGTCACGAAATGTGACGTTCACAGCTGAACTCAGCTGGCCCAACCTGCTCAAACCACTGCTGGGCCTCCAGTTAGCCCGCAGCGACCTCTACAACTGCTTCTATGCCATCATGAATAAGTACATTCCCAG GGACTGTGTGCTGAAGGGGCGACCGTTCCACCTGTACAGACTGCTGCTTCAGTACCATGAGCCTGAACTCTGCTCATTCCTCGACACCAAAAAGATCACACCAGACTCATACGCCATGAACTGG TTGGGCAGTCTGTTCTCTAGTCACAGTCTTCCTGAGGTCACTCAGGCCTTGTGGCACATCTACTTCCAGCAGGCCGACCCCTTCCTCATCTTCTTCCTTATGCTCGTCATTCTCGTCAATGCCAA AGATATGATTCTTTCCCAAGAAGGAGACAGTAAAGAGGAGCTCATTA AAACGCTGGAACAGTCACCTACCTTGTTGGAGGCTGAGGACATTGAGGACCTGTTTTCACTGGCGCAGTATTACCAAAGCAagacacccctctctctccgaAAG GAGAACCAGAACCTGTTTGGCAGCAGTCTGGTGGCTCTGAAGGAGGAGGACATGGACCTGAGTCAGGCTCtatgtctccctgtctctgtacCCGAGATCCTGCAGGCCAATCAGCTCCAGACT gAGGGAGTGCGCTTCTTTGTAGTGGACTGTCGGCCAGCAGAGCAGTACAACGCTGGACACTTGTCCACCGCCTTTCACCTGGACTCTGATCTG ATGTTGCACAATCCGTCTGAGTTTGCTCTGTCTGTGAAGTCTCTGCTGGAGACGCAGAAGCAGTCTCTGGAGTCGGGCTCAGTGGCCAGTGGTGAACATCTGTGCTTCATGGGCAGCGGGCGCGAGGAAGAAGACATGTACATGAACATGGTGCTCGCTCACTTCCTGCAG AAAAACAAGGAGTATGTCAGCATCGCTAAAGGTGGATTTATGG CGCTGCAACAGCATCTGGCAGACATTAACGTGGAAGGGCCAGACAACGTGTATGTCCATTGGATAGTCAGCACTTCAGGATCCCACAGCAGCCTCAGCTCAGCAgat GGGGAGCTGAATAGCACAGGGGATGGCAAAGGTGTCAAATCCCTTGTCAACAAAATGACCTTTGCCCTCAAATCCAAGTCAGTTAATGTGAAAGAGAAGGTGATCAGCTTCATTGAAAACACCTCAACTCCAGTGGACAG ACTATCTTTCACTCTGCCCTGGCCAGAGAAGGGGATACCTGATCG GCATGTGAGCAGCAGTGACAGAGTGGGTAAACCCTACAGGGGTGTGAAGCCCGTCTTCAGCATCGGCGACGAGGAGGAATACGACACGG ATGAGATTGACAGCTCTTCAATATCAGACGATGACCGCAAAGAGATCGTGAACATACAGACATGGATTAACAAGCCAGATGTGAAGCACCACTTCCCATGTAATGAGGTGAAAGAGACTGGACACATGTTCCCCAG CCACCTGCTGATCACAGCAACACACATGTACTGTCTGAGGGAGATCGCCTCGCGGAAAGGATTCGCCTACATCCAGTCCAGACAGGCGTTAAGCTCCGTGGTGAAGATCACCTCGAAAAAGAAGCATCCGGAGCTAATCACGTTCAAGTTTGGCAACAACAACTCCGCAGGAGTGGAAATTATGGCTGTGGAACG GTATTTGATCCCGAATGCTGGGGACGCCACTAAAGCCATCAAGCAGCAGATCATGAAGGTTCTGGATGCTCTGGAGAGCTCGTAG
- the tbc1d23 gene encoding TBC1 domain family member 23 isoform X4 has product MDEDLAEALNSVGGDQDAEKDDIIQVQNLTPPQRAKLWMIALNVAGKGDSLSSWDGALDLPEQTLVHNRSQQLIDQLGLPAEEDRDLVGDVEAVITFYCKSRNVTFTAELSWPNLLKPLLGLQLARSDLYNCFYAIMNKYIPRDCVLKGRPFHLYRLLLQYHEPELCSFLDTKKITPDSYAMNWLGSLFSSHSLPEVTQALWHIYFQQADPFLIFFLMLVILVNAKDMILSQEGDSKEELIKTLEQSPTLLEAEDIEDLFSLAQYYQSKTPLSLRKENQNLFGSSLVALKEEDMDLSQALCLPVSVPEILQANQLQTEGVRFFVVDCRPAEQYNAGHLSTAFHLDSDLMLHNPSEFALSVKSLLETQKQSLESGSVASGEHLCFMGSGREEEDMYMNMVLAHFLQKNKEYVSIAKGGFMALQQHLADINVEGPDNVYVHWIVSTSGSHSSLSSADGELNSTGDGKGVKSLVNKMTFALKSKSVNVKEKVISFIENTSTPVDRLSFTLPWPEKGIPDRHVSSSDRVGKPYRGVKPVFSIGDEEEYDTDEIDSSSISDDDRKEIVNIQTWINKPDVKHHFPCNEVKETGHMFPSHLLITATHMYCLREIASRKGFAYIQSRQALSSVVKITSKKKHPELITFKFGNNNSAGVEIMAVERYLIPNAGDATKAIKQQIMKVLDALESS; this is encoded by the exons AT ggACGAGGACCTAGCTGAGGCTCTGAACTCTGTAGGTGGGGATCAGGATGCTGAGAAGGATGACATCATTCAGGTCCAAAACCTGACGCCTCCTCAAAGAGCCAAGCTTTGgatg ATTGCTCTAAATGTGGCAGGTAAAGGAGACAGTTTATCCTCATGGGACGGGGCTTTGGATTTACCAGAACAGACGCTCGTACACAACCGAAGCCAGCAGCTCATTG ATCAGCTGGGGCTTCCTGCAGAGGAGGACCGGGACCTAGTGGGGGACGTGGAGGCAGTGATCACTTTCTATTGTAAGTCACGAAATGTGACGTTCACAGCTGAACTCAGCTGGCCCAACCTGCTCAAACCACTGCTGGGCCTCCAGTTAGCCCGCAGCGACCTCTACAACTGCTTCTATGCCATCATGAATAAGTACATTCCCAG GGACTGTGTGCTGAAGGGGCGACCGTTCCACCTGTACAGACTGCTGCTTCAGTACCATGAGCCTGAACTCTGCTCATTCCTCGACACCAAAAAGATCACACCAGACTCATACGCCATGAACTGG TTGGGCAGTCTGTTCTCTAGTCACAGTCTTCCTGAGGTCACTCAGGCCTTGTGGCACATCTACTTCCAGCAGGCCGACCCCTTCCTCATCTTCTTCCTTATGCTCGTCATTCTCGTCAATGCCAA AGATATGATTCTTTCCCAAGAAGGAGACAGTAAAGAGGAGCTCATTA AAACGCTGGAACAGTCACCTACCTTGTTGGAGGCTGAGGACATTGAGGACCTGTTTTCACTGGCGCAGTATTACCAAAGCAagacacccctctctctccgaAAG GAGAACCAGAACCTGTTTGGCAGCAGTCTGGTGGCTCTGAAGGAGGAGGACATGGACCTGAGTCAGGCTCtatgtctccctgtctctgtacCCGAGATCCTGCAGGCCAATCAGCTCCAGACT gAGGGAGTGCGCTTCTTTGTAGTGGACTGTCGGCCAGCAGAGCAGTACAACGCTGGACACTTGTCCACCGCCTTTCACCTGGACTCTGATCTG ATGTTGCACAATCCGTCTGAGTTTGCTCTGTCTGTGAAGTCTCTGCTGGAGACGCAGAAGCAGTCTCTGGAGTCGGGCTCAGTGGCCAGTGGTGAACATCTGTGCTTCATGGGCAGCGGGCGCGAGGAAGAAGACATGTACATGAACATGGTGCTCGCTCACTTCCTGCAG AAAAACAAGGAGTATGTCAGCATCGCTAAAGGTGGATTTATGG CGCTGCAACAGCATCTGGCAGACATTAACGTGGAAGGGCCAGACAACGTGTATGTCCATTGGATAGTCAGCACTTCAGGATCCCACAGCAGCCTCAGCTCAGCAgat GGGGAGCTGAATAGCACAGGGGATGGCAAAGGTGTCAAATCCCTTGTCAACAAAATGACCTTTGCCCTCAAATCCAAGTCAGTTAATGTGAAAGAGAAGGTGATCAGCTTCATTGAAAACACCTCAACTCCAGTGGACAG ACTATCTTTCACTCTGCCCTGGCCAGAGAAGGGGATACCTGATCG GCATGTGAGCAGCAGTGACAGAGTGGGTAAACCCTACAGGGGTGTGAAGCCCGTCTTCAGCATCGGCGACGAGGAGGAATACGACACGG ATGAGATTGACAGCTCTTCAATATCAGACGATGACCGCAAAGAGATCGTGAACATACAGACATGGATTAACAAGCCAGATGTGAAGCACCACTTCCCATGTAATGAGGTGAAAGAGACTGGACACATGTTCCCCAG CCACCTGCTGATCACAGCAACACACATGTACTGTCTGAGGGAGATCGCCTCGCGGAAAGGATTCGCCTACATCCAGTCCAGACAGGCGTTAAGCTCCGTGGTGAAGATCACCTCGAAAAAGAAGCATCCGGAGCTAATCACGTTCAAGTTTGGCAACAACAACTCCGCAGGAGTGGAAATTATGGCTGTGGAACG GTATTTGATCCCGAATGCTGGGGACGCCACTAAAGCCATCAAGCAGCAGATCATGAAGGTTCTGGATGCTCTGGAGAGCTCGTAG
- the tbc1d23 gene encoding TBC1 domain family member 23 isoform X2 — protein sequence MADAVEEVLQSSWDEDLAEALNSVGGDQDAEKDDIIQVQNLTPPQRAKLWMIALNVAGKGDSLSSWDGALDLPEQTLVHNRSQQLIDQLGLPAEEDRDLVGDVEAVITFYCKSRNVTFTAELSWPNLLKPLLGLQLARSDLYNCFYAIMNKYIPRDCVLKGRPFHLYRLLLQYHEPELCSFLDTKKITPDSYAMNWLGSLFSSHSLPEVTQALWHIYFQQADPFLIFFLMLVILVNAKDMILSQEGDSKEELIKTLEQSPTLLEAEDIEDLFSLAQYYQSKTPLSLRKENQNLFGSSLVALKEEDMDLSQALCLPVSVPEILQANQLQTEGVRFFVVDCRPAEQYNAGHLSTAFHLDSDLMLHNPSEFALSVKSLLETQKQSLESGSVASGEHLCFMGSGREEEDMYMNMVLAHFLQKNKEYVSIAKGGFMALQQHLADINVEGPDNVYVHWIVSTSGSHSSLSSADGELNSTGDGKGVKSLVNKMTFALKSKSVNVKEKVISFIENTSTPVDRHVSSSDRVGKPYRGVKPVFSIGDEEEYDTDEIDSSSISDDDRKEIVNIQTWINKPDVKHHFPCNEVKETGHMFPSHLLITATHMYCLREIASRKGFAYIQSRQALSSVVKITSKKKHPELITFKFGNNNSAGVEIMAVERYLIPNAGDATKAIKQQIMKVLDALESS from the exons ggACGAGGACCTAGCTGAGGCTCTGAACTCTGTAGGTGGGGATCAGGATGCTGAGAAGGATGACATCATTCAGGTCCAAAACCTGACGCCTCCTCAAAGAGCCAAGCTTTGgatg ATTGCTCTAAATGTGGCAGGTAAAGGAGACAGTTTATCCTCATGGGACGGGGCTTTGGATTTACCAGAACAGACGCTCGTACACAACCGAAGCCAGCAGCTCATTG ATCAGCTGGGGCTTCCTGCAGAGGAGGACCGGGACCTAGTGGGGGACGTGGAGGCAGTGATCACTTTCTATTGTAAGTCACGAAATGTGACGTTCACAGCTGAACTCAGCTGGCCCAACCTGCTCAAACCACTGCTGGGCCTCCAGTTAGCCCGCAGCGACCTCTACAACTGCTTCTATGCCATCATGAATAAGTACATTCCCAG GGACTGTGTGCTGAAGGGGCGACCGTTCCACCTGTACAGACTGCTGCTTCAGTACCATGAGCCTGAACTCTGCTCATTCCTCGACACCAAAAAGATCACACCAGACTCATACGCCATGAACTGG TTGGGCAGTCTGTTCTCTAGTCACAGTCTTCCTGAGGTCACTCAGGCCTTGTGGCACATCTACTTCCAGCAGGCCGACCCCTTCCTCATCTTCTTCCTTATGCTCGTCATTCTCGTCAATGCCAA AGATATGATTCTTTCCCAAGAAGGAGACAGTAAAGAGGAGCTCATTA AAACGCTGGAACAGTCACCTACCTTGTTGGAGGCTGAGGACATTGAGGACCTGTTTTCACTGGCGCAGTATTACCAAAGCAagacacccctctctctccgaAAG GAGAACCAGAACCTGTTTGGCAGCAGTCTGGTGGCTCTGAAGGAGGAGGACATGGACCTGAGTCAGGCTCtatgtctccctgtctctgtacCCGAGATCCTGCAGGCCAATCAGCTCCAGACT gAGGGAGTGCGCTTCTTTGTAGTGGACTGTCGGCCAGCAGAGCAGTACAACGCTGGACACTTGTCCACCGCCTTTCACCTGGACTCTGATCTG ATGTTGCACAATCCGTCTGAGTTTGCTCTGTCTGTGAAGTCTCTGCTGGAGACGCAGAAGCAGTCTCTGGAGTCGGGCTCAGTGGCCAGTGGTGAACATCTGTGCTTCATGGGCAGCGGGCGCGAGGAAGAAGACATGTACATGAACATGGTGCTCGCTCACTTCCTGCAG AAAAACAAGGAGTATGTCAGCATCGCTAAAGGTGGATTTATGG CGCTGCAACAGCATCTGGCAGACATTAACGTGGAAGGGCCAGACAACGTGTATGTCCATTGGATAGTCAGCACTTCAGGATCCCACAGCAGCCTCAGCTCAGCAgat GGGGAGCTGAATAGCACAGGGGATGGCAAAGGTGTCAAATCCCTTGTCAACAAAATGACCTTTGCCCTCAAATCCAAGTCAGTTAATGTGAAAGAGAAGGTGATCAGCTTCATTGAAAACACCTCAACTCCAGTGGACAG GCATGTGAGCAGCAGTGACAGAGTGGGTAAACCCTACAGGGGTGTGAAGCCCGTCTTCAGCATCGGCGACGAGGAGGAATACGACACGG ATGAGATTGACAGCTCTTCAATATCAGACGATGACCGCAAAGAGATCGTGAACATACAGACATGGATTAACAAGCCAGATGTGAAGCACCACTTCCCATGTAATGAGGTGAAAGAGACTGGACACATGTTCCCCAG CCACCTGCTGATCACAGCAACACACATGTACTGTCTGAGGGAGATCGCCTCGCGGAAAGGATTCGCCTACATCCAGTCCAGACAGGCGTTAAGCTCCGTGGTGAAGATCACCTCGAAAAAGAAGCATCCGGAGCTAATCACGTTCAAGTTTGGCAACAACAACTCCGCAGGAGTGGAAATTATGGCTGTGGAACG GTATTTGATCCCGAATGCTGGGGACGCCACTAAAGCCATCAAGCAGCAGATCATGAAGGTTCTGGATGCTCTGGAGAGCTCGTAG